A single genomic interval of Bacillus sp. es.036 harbors:
- a CDS encoding stage V sporulation protein D, with protein MRVSNVTVRRRLVIALIVGLFVFAVVVVRLGYVQLVMGSWLSEKAKDSWSRNIPFEPSRGEILDRNGVALATNVSAPSVLIVPRQLQNPAATAEALAASLNTSKEKVYETITQNESMVWIRPEGKKMTNEKANEIRKLNLSGVYIAEDNKRHYPNGDFLAHVLGFSGIDNQGLTGIELYYDAELSGEKGQVEYYADAKGKRMPSLADDYTEPVDGLDLRLTIDSQIQTIMERELDIAEATYHPDGAAAIAMDPNTGEILGMSSRPDFNPEEFQEVSPDVWNQNKPVWSTYEPGSTFKIITLAAALEEGEVDLEEDHFHDPGSIEVAGTKLRCWKAGGHGSQTFLEGVQNSCNPGFVILGERLGKEKLFSYIDKFGFGDKTGIDLQGEASGILFDVENVGPLELATTAFGQGVSVTPIQQVTAVSAAVNGGTLYEPYIAKEWLDPETGAVVSKNTPQAKRQVISEETSKEVRHALETVVALGTGKNAYVDGYRVGGKTGTAQKAKDGAYLKNNHIVSFIGFAPADDPQIVVYVAIDNPKDTLQFGGIVAAPIVGNIIQDSLTVMGVEKREDQIEKETTWQDEEMIEMPDLVGMSSKEIREAMYNLKIDSSGEGDIVVAQAPEPGVKLPVGSEIRLYMGDK; from the coding sequence ATGCGCGTTTCGAATGTCACTGTTCGAAGAAGACTTGTGATCGCACTTATTGTTGGGCTATTTGTTTTTGCTGTAGTTGTTGTAAGACTCGGTTATGTACAGCTTGTTATGGGGAGCTGGCTTAGTGAGAAAGCGAAGGATTCGTGGAGCCGAAACATCCCGTTTGAACCTAGTAGAGGAGAAATCCTGGATCGTAACGGTGTAGCTCTTGCCACAAACGTGAGTGCTCCGTCTGTTTTGATTGTTCCTAGACAGCTCCAAAATCCAGCTGCCACTGCCGAAGCTCTAGCGGCGTCCCTTAATACTAGCAAGGAAAAAGTTTATGAAACTATCACTCAGAATGAATCGATGGTCTGGATTCGCCCTGAAGGTAAGAAAATGACGAACGAGAAAGCAAATGAGATCCGAAAATTGAACCTATCTGGAGTTTATATTGCAGAAGATAACAAACGCCACTATCCAAATGGTGATTTTTTAGCTCATGTGCTTGGGTTTAGTGGCATTGATAATCAAGGTTTAACAGGGATCGAGCTCTATTATGATGCTGAATTAAGTGGGGAAAAAGGACAGGTGGAATATTACGCTGATGCGAAAGGAAAGCGAATGCCTTCCCTAGCAGATGATTATACAGAACCTGTCGATGGGCTTGATCTTCGATTAACGATTGATTCCCAAATCCAGACGATTATGGAAAGAGAGTTAGATATCGCTGAAGCAACCTATCATCCAGATGGCGCAGCGGCCATCGCAATGGATCCAAATACAGGTGAGATTCTTGGAATGTCTTCAAGGCCAGATTTTAACCCAGAAGAATTCCAGGAAGTATCTCCTGATGTTTGGAACCAGAATAAGCCTGTTTGGAGTACGTATGAACCGGGGTCAACCTTTAAGATCATTACTCTTGCTGCAGCACTTGAAGAGGGAGAGGTGGATCTTGAGGAAGATCATTTTCATGACCCAGGTAGCATTGAAGTGGCAGGAACAAAATTAAGATGCTGGAAAGCTGGAGGTCATGGAAGTCAGACGTTTTTGGAAGGCGTTCAAAATTCCTGTAACCCCGGTTTTGTCATTTTAGGAGAACGTCTTGGTAAAGAAAAGCTTTTTTCCTATATTGATAAATTTGGATTCGGTGACAAAACGGGCATTGATTTACAAGGAGAAGCGAGCGGAATTCTTTTTGATGTTGAAAACGTAGGGCCACTTGAACTTGCGACGACGGCATTTGGCCAGGGGGTCTCTGTCACGCCTATTCAGCAAGTAACGGCCGTTTCTGCAGCCGTGAATGGTGGAACACTTTATGAACCATATATCGCCAAAGAATGGCTGGACCCAGAAACAGGGGCAGTTGTTAGCAAAAACACGCCACAAGCGAAGCGACAGGTAATCTCTGAGGAAACTTCCAAAGAAGTAAGGCACGCGCTTGAAACGGTTGTTGCCCTTGGAACTGGAAAGAACGCCTATGTGGACGGTTATCGCGTCGGAGGAAAAACAGGAACAGCTCAAAAGGCTAAAGACGGAGCTTATCTTAAAAATAATCATATCGTTTCCTTTATCGGTTTTGCTCCGGCTGATGATCCACAAATTGTCGTATACGTTGCGATCGATAATCCGAAAGATACCCTTCAATTTGGAGGGATTGTAGCGGCACCAATTGTAGGTAATATAATCCAGGATAGTTTGACGGTTATGGGTGTTGAAAAAAGGGAAGACCAAATTGAGAAAGAAACGACATGGCAGGATGAAGAGATGATTGAAATGCCGGATTTAGTGGGTATGTCATCAAAAGAGATTCGTGAAGCGATGTATAATTTGAAAATTGATTCAAGTGGGGAAGGCGATATTGTTGTCGCTCAGGCCCCAGAACCTGGAGTGAAATTACCGGTTGGTTCAGAAATTCGGCTTTATATGGGTGACAAATAA
- a CDS encoding penicillin-binding protein, with the protein MKESNKNSHINVGAAILMLLFVLLFFAFIGRFFYIEWTQAVSGSDGEKVDLMELGKDKWTRSKILEADRGTIYDRTGENALATDIPSFTLRAILDENYEDHVKDVSKTAAALAPILEMEQSDVTEILSREELFQVEFGASGKNLSLTQKEEIEKLDLPGVGFIPTKTRLYPNEEFASHLLGFTNENEKGVQEGLLGLEKELNKYLVPQEGKETYQSDREGFKLPYGNENITPSKSGNDVYLTIDQKIQVLMENALNEAQEKYNPERMTAIVADPDTGKILAMGNRPTFDPNLRDVSNYTNMALTAFEPGSTMKVFTAAAAIEEGVYNGDELFQSGQYSVPGGRVSDHNGGEGWGMISFDEGIRQSSNVAASILVKEKLGYDKYEDYLTKFGLDAKTGIDLPGEASSRITYSGELERITTGFGQGSTITPIQQVQAITAIANGGKMMQPYVIEKIVDPESNEVKLNHEPKVAGEPISKETATQTRDLLRTVVTDGTGTPYNIEGYEIAGKTGTAQISEGSKGYMSGYGNNIFSFIGMAPADDPELIVYVAVDRPELEYPELGSDPVSLIFNTVMKNSLQYLNIDPIEKEDNTSEEAEETESGQILKDVTGMSVKEAKKQLVDKGLSVISLGEGEVVGQSPRPSTKILNGERVILQTEGNATMPDITGWSLADVMKLVELVELKPNVMGSGYVVKQGIETGSTIKKDDYLVAELKTPSSETEEEEGPEEEPEPITD; encoded by the coding sequence ATGAAAGAATCAAACAAGAACTCACATATTAATGTTGGAGCAGCGATTTTAATGTTACTATTTGTCCTGCTCTTTTTTGCTTTTATTGGAAGGTTTTTCTATATTGAATGGACGCAGGCGGTTTCGGGTTCCGATGGTGAAAAAGTGGACTTAATGGAACTAGGAAAAGATAAGTGGACGCGAAGCAAGATTCTTGAAGCGGATCGCGGTACGATTTATGATCGCACAGGAGAAAACGCGCTTGCCACTGACATTCCTTCATTTACACTGCGAGCCATTTTAGATGAAAATTATGAAGATCATGTAAAAGATGTTTCGAAAACTGCGGCTGCTCTTGCGCCGATTCTAGAGATGGAGCAATCCGATGTTACTGAAATTCTTTCTAGAGAAGAACTATTTCAGGTGGAGTTCGGAGCATCTGGAAAAAATTTAAGCCTTACTCAAAAAGAAGAAATTGAAAAACTCGACTTACCTGGAGTTGGCTTTATTCCAACGAAAACGCGCCTCTATCCTAATGAAGAGTTTGCTTCTCATCTTCTTGGGTTTACAAACGAAAATGAAAAAGGTGTCCAGGAAGGCTTGTTAGGTTTAGAAAAGGAATTAAATAAGTATCTTGTTCCGCAAGAAGGGAAAGAAACGTATCAAAGTGATCGGGAAGGGTTTAAACTTCCTTATGGAAATGAAAACATCACCCCTTCAAAAAGTGGGAATGACGTCTATTTAACGATTGACCAAAAAATACAGGTATTAATGGAAAACGCATTAAATGAAGCGCAGGAGAAATATAACCCAGAGCGAATGACGGCCATCGTTGCCGATCCGGATACGGGTAAGATATTAGCGATGGGAAATCGTCCAACGTTTGATCCCAATTTAAGAGATGTTTCGAATTATACAAATATGGCATTAACTGCGTTTGAACCAGGCTCTACAATGAAAGTCTTTACTGCTGCTGCAGCTATTGAAGAGGGCGTGTACAACGGAGATGAACTTTTTCAATCAGGACAATATTCTGTACCAGGTGGTCGGGTAAGTGATCATAACGGTGGAGAAGGTTGGGGCATGATTAGCTTTGATGAGGGAATTCGTCAATCCTCCAACGTAGCTGCATCCATTTTAGTAAAAGAAAAACTGGGTTATGACAAATACGAAGACTATTTAACGAAATTTGGATTAGATGCTAAAACGGGGATTGACCTTCCTGGAGAAGCTTCTTCAAGAATTACTTATAGTGGAGAGCTTGAACGGATAACGACTGGTTTCGGTCAAGGGTCTACCATTACACCGATTCAACAAGTTCAAGCGATTACTGCAATCGCAAACGGTGGAAAGATGATGCAACCTTATGTAATTGAGAAGATTGTTGATCCTGAATCAAATGAAGTGAAACTTAATCACGAGCCAAAAGTAGCGGGAGAGCCAATTTCGAAAGAAACAGCAACACAAACTCGCGATCTACTTCGCACGGTTGTGACAGATGGTACGGGAACACCATATAACATTGAAGGTTACGAGATTGCTGGGAAAACAGGTACAGCACAAATTTCTGAAGGGTCAAAAGGATATATGAGTGGATACGGAAACAACATCTTCTCATTTATTGGAATGGCCCCTGCAGATGATCCAGAATTAATTGTTTATGTAGCGGTTGATCGACCTGAACTCGAGTATCCGGAACTAGGAAGTGACCCTGTTTCTCTCATCTTTAACACGGTTATGAAAAATAGCCTTCAATATTTGAATATCGATCCGATTGAGAAGGAAGATAATACTTCTGAGGAAGCTGAAGAGACAGAATCCGGTCAAATATTAAAAGATGTAACGGGCATGAGTGTAAAAGAAGCTAAAAAGCAGCTTGTAGACAAGGGCTTATCTGTCATATCACTTGGCGAGGGAGAGGTTGTTGGTCAATCCCCTAGGCCGAGTACGAAAATTCTCAATGGTGAACGAGTTATTTTGCAAACGGAAGGTAACGCCACAATGCCTGATATAACAGGTTGGTCTCTTGCAGACGTAATGAAGCTCGTCGAGTTGGTTGAGTTAAAACCAAATGTGATGGGGTCAGGTTATGTGGTGAAGCAAGGGATTGAAACAGGAAGTACGATCAAAAAAGATGACTATCTTGTAGCCGAATTAAAGACGCCTTCTTCTGAAACGGAAGAGGAAGAAGGGCCAGAAGAAGAACCAGAACCAATTACGGACTAG
- a CDS encoding UDP-N-acetylmuramoyl-tripeptide--D-alanyl-D-alanine ligase, whose translation MKFSSKLLNKISQGPVDHELVFEGVATDTRKDCTNKLFVPIVGEVFDGHRFIDAAIVNGATGTLWDKSKPFPIDLVGKINVYEVDDTTVGFQELAKQVLKQQKPYVIGVTGSNGKTTVKDMLEAVLSPKYKTFKTQGNLNNHWGLPMTVLAMPDDTDVLILEMGMSGLGEISLLTQIAQPDVAVITNIGESHLLQLGSRENIAKAKMEIAEGLKSEGVLVIDGDEPLLTPDHKNVISCGYEDKNDLQIDRIQKRENGYVFTLKNQKEPFEISLLGKHNIKNAVYSIASARKLGMTDDQIRKSLSSLTLTGMRLEKFRSSTGALIINDAYNASPTSMKAALETLAELEGFNKKIAILGDMYELGDQEEFLHRDIATAVKPSITEVITVGDKAKWIYDGMTENETQVSAVSFDNKEDAASYLSGRLDEQTAVLLKASRGLGLETILQALGKES comes from the coding sequence ATGAAATTTTCATCGAAATTACTAAACAAAATTAGTCAAGGACCAGTTGATCACGAACTGGTCTTTGAAGGTGTGGCAACCGATACGCGTAAGGATTGCACAAATAAACTATTCGTACCTATCGTTGGCGAAGTTTTCGATGGCCATCGTTTTATCGATGCTGCTATCGTTAATGGTGCTACCGGAACACTTTGGGATAAGAGCAAACCGTTTCCTATAGACCTTGTCGGGAAAATCAATGTCTACGAAGTGGATGATACGACAGTTGGATTCCAGGAATTAGCGAAACAGGTTCTAAAACAGCAAAAACCTTATGTGATTGGTGTTACAGGGAGTAACGGGAAAACGACCGTTAAAGATATGCTTGAGGCTGTTCTAAGTCCGAAATATAAAACATTTAAAACGCAAGGTAATTTAAATAATCATTGGGGACTGCCAATGACCGTGCTTGCGATGCCTGATGACACAGACGTGTTGATTTTAGAGATGGGAATGAGCGGTCTCGGAGAAATCTCCCTTCTTACTCAAATCGCACAGCCTGATGTAGCGGTTATTACAAATATCGGAGAGTCACATTTACTTCAACTTGGTAGCCGCGAAAATATTGCTAAAGCAAAGATGGAAATTGCTGAAGGACTTAAGTCTGAAGGTGTTCTCGTTATTGATGGCGATGAGCCACTCCTGACACCAGATCACAAAAATGTGATTTCATGTGGCTATGAAGACAAAAACGACCTTCAAATTGATCGTATTCAAAAGAGAGAAAATGGCTATGTGTTTACATTGAAAAATCAAAAAGAGCCGTTCGAAATATCTTTGTTAGGTAAACATAATATTAAAAATGCTGTGTATAGCATCGCTTCAGCAAGAAAACTAGGGATGACAGATGATCAAATTCGCAAATCGTTATCTTCCTTAACGTTAACTGGAATGAGGCTTGAAAAATTCCGGTCATCTACTGGTGCGTTAATTATTAACGATGCATATAACGCAAGTCCAACTTCAATGAAAGCAGCATTAGAAACGCTCGCTGAGTTAGAAGGCTTTAATAAAAAAATTGCTATTCTTGGCGATATGTATGAACTTGGTGATCAGGAAGAATTTCTTCACCGGGACATTGCAACCGCGGTAAAACCGTCTATTACAGAAGTGATTACCGTTGGTGACAAAGCAAAGTGGATTTATGATGGGATGACGGAAAATGAAACGCAAGTATCTGCTGTTTCCTTTGACAACAAAGAAGATGCCGCATCATATTTATCGGGTCGACTTGATGAACAAACAGCTGTTTTATTAAAAGCATCAAGAGGGCTTGGACTCGAAACCATACTACAGGCATTAGGGAAAGAATCATAA
- the mraY gene encoding phospho-N-acetylmuramoyl-pentapeptide-transferase, producing the protein MIEQLLIFSLLTSFIIAVLVSPVFIPYLRRLKFGQSIREEGPKSHQKKSGTPTMGGLIIILAIILGTVIIALKYDEISTQIWLLLFVTVGYGLIGFLDDFIKVVKKRNLGLTSKQKLLGQMVIAILVYFGLRTIGFDTAIRVPGTEISFDIGIGYVVLLFVMLVGASNAVNLTDGLDGLVAGTAAIAFGAFAILAASVYMYDVAIFSVSVVGAVLGFLVFNAHPAKVFMGDTGSLALGGALAAVAIMTKLELLLVIIGGVFVIETLSVIIQVASFKTTGKRVFKMSPLHHHYELSGWTEWRVVATFWTVGLLCAAFGIYLEVWM; encoded by the coding sequence GTGATTGAACAATTATTAATTTTTAGTTTGCTAACATCATTTATAATAGCGGTGCTTGTATCACCGGTATTTATCCCTTATTTAAGAAGACTTAAATTTGGACAGAGTATTCGAGAAGAGGGACCAAAGTCACACCAAAAAAAATCTGGTACACCGACAATGGGTGGCCTCATTATTATTCTTGCGATTATACTAGGCACAGTGATCATCGCACTAAAATATGACGAAATCTCCACTCAAATCTGGCTACTGTTGTTTGTGACAGTGGGATATGGTCTTATTGGGTTTTTAGATGATTTTATTAAAGTAGTGAAGAAACGTAACCTTGGTTTAACCTCAAAGCAGAAATTGCTAGGTCAAATGGTTATCGCTATCCTCGTTTACTTCGGTTTAAGAACCATTGGCTTTGATACGGCGATTCGCGTTCCTGGTACAGAAATTAGCTTTGATATTGGCATTGGGTATGTTGTGTTACTGTTTGTTATGCTTGTTGGCGCATCGAATGCGGTTAACTTAACGGACGGATTAGACGGTCTTGTTGCAGGTACAGCAGCCATAGCTTTCGGAGCTTTTGCCATCTTAGCAGCTTCGGTTTATATGTACGACGTAGCTATTTTCTCAGTAAGTGTCGTTGGTGCTGTTCTTGGATTTCTTGTTTTCAATGCACACCCAGCAAAAGTATTTATGGGTGATACCGGGTCACTTGCTCTTGGTGGCGCGCTTGCCGCTGTAGCCATTATGACCAAGCTTGAGCTTCTCCTAGTGATTATTGGTGGTGTCTTTGTCATTGAGACATTGTCAGTTATTATTCAGGTGGCATCATTTAAAACAACTGGGAAGCGTGTGTTTAAGATGAGTCCGCTCCATCACCACTACGAACTTTCTGGTTGGACGGAATGGCGCGTCGTCGCTACATTCTGGACTGTAGGTTTACTTTGTGCAGCATTTGGAATTTATCTTGAGGTGTGGATGTAA
- the murD gene encoding UDP-N-acetylmuramoyl-L-alanine--D-glutamate ligase, with protein sequence MKKINYENKCVLVLGIAKSGFAAAKLLRSLGATVTVNDREQVENNPKAIELQELGFEVIGGGHPLELLDGIDLIVKNPGIPYQNPLLVEAVKRDIPIVTEVEIAGEISEAPFIAITGSNGKTTTTTLIGQLLNQTPANPIVAGNIGTVVCEVAAEATPDQTLVTELSSFQLQGTVNFHPHISVLLNLYEAHLDYHGTKDAYAAAKARMFRNQTNEDFAVYNADDSLVSSFAEASKASLVPFSATKILDDGVFIEDSWIVFRKEKVIKIDDLSMKQNIENTLAAIAVAKLSGVSNEKIHQELTNFHGVKHRLQFVGEVSGRKFFNDSKATNSIATKKALDSFEKPVILLAGGLDRGNDFDDLNIYFKTKVKHLITFGETASKLKQTANQAGLNSVTVVDNVEEAVSTAYHLSGTGDVILLSPACASWDQFKTFEERGDIFIEAMHRL encoded by the coding sequence ATGAAAAAAATAAATTATGAAAATAAATGTGTACTCGTATTAGGCATAGCGAAAAGTGGATTTGCAGCAGCAAAATTGCTTCGTTCGCTTGGCGCAACCGTTACAGTCAATGATCGCGAGCAAGTTGAGAATAATCCAAAAGCTATTGAACTTCAGGAATTGGGTTTTGAAGTGATAGGCGGGGGACACCCGCTCGAGCTACTTGACGGAATTGACTTAATTGTTAAAAATCCTGGGATTCCATATCAAAACCCGCTCCTTGTAGAAGCAGTAAAAAGAGATATCCCAATCGTAACTGAAGTGGAAATTGCCGGAGAGATTTCTGAAGCGCCATTTATTGCGATTACTGGTTCAAACGGAAAAACAACAACGACGACTTTAATTGGTCAACTATTAAATCAAACGCCGGCTAATCCGATCGTCGCTGGAAATATCGGCACGGTTGTTTGTGAAGTAGCAGCCGAAGCAACACCTGATCAAACGCTTGTAACGGAGCTATCAAGCTTTCAATTACAAGGTACGGTAAATTTCCATCCGCATATTTCGGTTCTTCTTAATCTTTATGAAGCGCATCTTGATTATCATGGTACAAAAGACGCTTACGCAGCAGCGAAAGCACGTATGTTCCGAAATCAAACCAATGAGGATTTTGCCGTTTATAATGCAGATGATTCGCTAGTTTCTTCGTTTGCAGAAGCTTCAAAAGCTTCTCTTGTTCCATTTTCAGCTACTAAAATACTTGATGATGGTGTTTTTATTGAAGATAGTTGGATCGTCTTTAGAAAAGAAAAAGTGATCAAAATAGATGATCTATCCATGAAGCAGAACATTGAGAATACACTTGCCGCTATTGCTGTAGCGAAGTTATCCGGTGTGTCGAACGAAAAAATTCATCAAGAACTTACGAATTTTCACGGTGTGAAACATCGCCTTCAATTTGTTGGCGAAGTAAGTGGACGTAAATTCTTCAATGATTCAAAAGCAACGAATTCAATCGCTACAAAAAAAGCGTTAGATTCGTTTGAGAAGCCAGTAATCCTTCTCGCGGGTGGCCTGGATCGTGGAAATGACTTTGATGATTTAAATATCTATTTTAAAACAAAAGTAAAGCACTTGATTACGTTTGGGGAAACCGCCTCGAAATTGAAACAAACGGCTAACCAAGCAGGACTGAATTCTGTCACAGTTGTCGATAATGTAGAAGAAGCTGTTTCAACAGCGTATCATCTATCCGGAACGGGAGATGTTATTCTTCTTTCACCAGCTTGCGCAAGCTGGGATCAGTTCAAAACGTTTGAAGAGCGAGGAGACATCTTTATTGAGGCAATGCATAGACTCTAA
- the spoVE gene encoding stage V sporulation protein E has translation MPKTKSTPDLVFLTATLVLLAIGLIMVYSASAVWASYKFDDAFFFAKRQLLFAGVGVAAMFFVMNVEYWTWRTWSKVGVLICFILLVLVLIPGVGLVRGGARSWLGVGAFSIQPSEFTKLAMIAFLAKYLSENQKRITSFKKGLVPSLGLVFVAFGMIMLQPDLGTGAVMVGTCVVMIFISGARIAHFVWLGMLGLVGFAGLILSAPYRIARITSYLDPWSDPLGSGFQIIQSLYAIGPGGLMGLGLGQSRQKFYYLPEPQTDFIFAILSEELGFIGGSFVILLFALLLWRGIRIALRAPDLFGSLLAVGIIGMLAIQVMINIGVVTGLMPVTGITLPFLSYGGSSLTLMLVAMGVLLNISRYAKF, from the coding sequence TTGCCGAAAACAAAATCAACGCCAGATCTGGTCTTTTTAACTGCAACACTTGTCCTGTTAGCAATTGGATTAATCATGGTTTACAGTGCAAGCGCCGTATGGGCCTCCTATAAATTTGACGATGCGTTTTTCTTTGCGAAGAGGCAGCTTCTTTTTGCAGGCGTAGGCGTGGCTGCCATGTTCTTCGTTATGAACGTTGAATATTGGACGTGGCGGACATGGTCAAAAGTAGGGGTGCTCATCTGCTTTATCCTGCTTGTCTTAGTACTTATTCCAGGAGTAGGACTTGTTCGTGGAGGAGCGAGAAGCTGGCTTGGTGTTGGTGCGTTTTCAATTCAGCCTTCGGAATTCACAAAGCTTGCAATGATTGCTTTTCTTGCGAAGTACTTATCTGAAAATCAGAAACGAATTACGTCGTTTAAAAAAGGTCTAGTTCCGTCACTCGGACTTGTCTTTGTTGCATTTGGCATGATCATGCTTCAACCGGATCTTGGGACAGGAGCCGTGATGGTTGGAACGTGCGTTGTGATGATTTTTATTTCAGGCGCAAGAATTGCACATTTTGTCTGGCTTGGTATGCTCGGTTTAGTTGGGTTTGCAGGTTTAATTTTATCTGCGCCATACAGAATTGCGAGAATTACATCTTACCTAGATCCGTGGAGTGACCCATTAGGTAGTGGGTTCCAAATTATTCAGTCCTTATATGCAATAGGACCTGGAGGATTGATGGGGCTTGGTCTAGGACAGAGTAGACAGAAGTTCTATTATTTACCTGAGCCACAAACGGACTTTATCTTTGCAATATTATCAGAAGAACTCGGGTTTATTGGCGGAAGCTTTGTGATCCTTTTGTTTGCTCTTCTTCTCTGGCGAGGAATACGGATCGCCTTACGAGCACCTGATTTGTTCGGAAGCCTCCTTGCGGTTGGAATTATTGGCATGCTAGCGATCCAGGTCATGATCAATATCGGGGTTGTGACCGGTTTAATGCCTGTTACAGGGATCACCTTACCTTTTCTTAGCTATGGAGGATCTTCCTTAACCTTAATGCTTGTTGCGATGGGCGTCTTATTAAATATTAGTCGATATGCAAAGTTCTAA
- the ftsL gene encoding cell division protein FtsL, with protein sequence MSNLAYKYQQQHQTQKQVETKKQAVYVERGRITKGEKLLWTMLVLTFVAASIFMVSNYATIYNLNTGLQQAEADQRAQVKQNEELQVKVTELSAPGRIVNIAEEKLGMELNDQNVEVINKGS encoded by the coding sequence ATGAGTAACCTGGCGTATAAGTATCAGCAGCAGCATCAAACGCAAAAACAAGTTGAAACAAAAAAGCAAGCGGTTTATGTAGAACGTGGACGTATTACAAAAGGAGAGAAACTGCTCTGGACGATGCTTGTACTTACGTTTGTGGCCGCGTCAATCTTTATGGTTTCAAATTATGCTACGATTTATAATTTGAATACGGGTCTGCAGCAAGCAGAAGCAGATCAACGTGCTCAAGTGAAACAGAACGAAGAGCTTCAAGTGAAAGTAACTGAGCTAAGTGCACCCGGTCGAATTGTGAACATTGCCGAAGAAAAATTAGGCATGGAGCTAAATGATCAAAACGTAGAAGTGATCAACAAGGGATCATAA
- a CDS encoding UDP-N-acetylmuramoyl-L-alanyl-D-glutamate--2,6-diaminopimelate ligase yields the protein MKLNDLLHALLTYKQVGKGDPEIKTIESDSRAVTEGSLFVCIPGYTVDGHDFAEQAVQQGAVALISEKEIHVSVPVILVRDAHRALAELANRFYQHPTKSFSLIGITGTNGKTTVSHLIEQIHRDKKQTTGLIGTINMKIADEEFETKNTTPEPLLLQKQFAKMRDRNVHTAVMEVSSHALTLGRVRGCDYDIAVFTNLTQDHLDYHGTMEEYRQAKGLLFSQLGNTYDTGRKKVAVLNGDDDAAQQYEQMTSAHILRYGIDRPADIKADHISFSANGTRFRLSTPEENRDVKLMLTGKFSVYNALAAIAACLANGLDLDHILNSLEKIAGVPGRFELVDEGQGFPVIVDYAHTPDSLENVLLTVKEMTEGNVFAVVGCGGDRDRTKRPLMAKIATEIADTAVLTSDNPRSEDPERILDDMVEGVKGHYVRITDRSEAIRHAIQNAVNGDVVLIAGKGHETYQIVGDQVLDFDDREIARQAIKERKG from the coding sequence ATGAAATTAAACGATCTTCTTCATGCATTACTTACATATAAACAGGTAGGAAAAGGCGATCCAGAAATAAAAACGATTGAAAGTGATAGTCGTGCCGTAACAGAGGGCAGTCTCTTCGTTTGCATTCCAGGTTATACAGTAGATGGGCATGATTTTGCAGAGCAGGCTGTTCAACAGGGAGCGGTTGCTCTTATATCAGAAAAAGAGATTCATGTTTCAGTACCCGTTATTCTCGTTCGTGATGCGCATCGCGCCTTAGCTGAACTTGCAAATCGTTTCTATCAACATCCGACGAAGTCATTTTCATTAATTGGCATTACAGGAACCAATGGGAAGACAACCGTTTCTCATTTAATAGAACAGATACATAGAGATAAAAAGCAAACAACAGGGTTAATCGGAACGATTAATATGAAAATAGCCGATGAAGAATTTGAAACGAAAAACACAACGCCAGAACCACTCTTGCTTCAAAAGCAATTTGCTAAAATGCGCGATCGTAATGTGCATACGGCCGTTATGGAGGTATCTTCTCATGCCTTAACACTAGGGCGCGTGAGAGGTTGTGATTATGATATTGCTGTGTTTACAAATTTGACGCAGGATCATCTTGATTACCATGGTACGATGGAAGAATACCGTCAAGCAAAAGGTCTTCTTTTTTCACAGTTAGGTAATACATATGATACAGGGAGAAAAAAGGTAGCCGTCCTTAATGGAGATGATGACGCTGCACAGCAGTATGAACAAATGACATCTGCTCATATTTTGAGATATGGCATTGATCGTCCCGCAGATATTAAGGCAGATCATATCTCTTTTTCTGCGAATGGGACAAGATTTCGCTTAAGTACCCCAGAAGAAAACCGTGACGTGAAATTGATGCTAACAGGCAAATTCAGCGTATACAACGCACTTGCAGCAATTGCGGCTTGTCTTGCAAATGGTTTAGATCTTGATCATATTTTGAACAGTCTTGAGAAAATTGCAGGCGTGCCTGGACGTTTTGAACTTGTAGATGAGGGTCAAGGCTTCCCAGTGATCGTTGATTATGCTCACACTCCAGATAGTCTTGAAAATGTCTTGTTGACAGTAAAAGAAATGACCGAAGGAAACGTTTTTGCAGTGGTTGGTTGCGGGGGCGACCGTGATCGAACAAAACGACCACTCATGGCTAAGATTGCAACCGAAATAGCGGATACAGCTGTACTAACATCAGACAATCCACGAAGTGAAGACCCAGAACGCATTTTAGATGATATGGTCGAAGGTGTGAAAGGTCACTATGTGCGGATAACGGATCGGTCAGAAGCGATTCGACATGCGATTCAAAATGCTGTTAATGGAGATGTAGTCCTTATCGCAGGAAAAGGACATGAAACTTATCAAATCGTTGGTGATCAAGTTCTTGATTTTGATGACCGAGAGATCGCACGTCAAGCAATAAAGGAGCGAAAAGGATGA